In the Topomyia yanbarensis strain Yona2022 chromosome 3, ASM3024719v1, whole genome shotgun sequence genome, one interval contains:
- the LOC131692150 gene encoding toll-like receptor Tollo: MTTNIYKMMTGLVRPAAVSCRIIIYSTTLILLMFLRQVYSFCPSICTCEVDPNARTWCIGAGLDVVPIQLNPDVRFINLTANHITNVHFTLSFYHKLEVLDISFNRIDTLGSRNFDTQENLRVLNLSDNAIVSIPKDAFKGLKRLQILKLCNNRIETIHPTAFHDLRNLIELDFANNAIISLDHGVLRHLYSLEVISFQNNQLLEVPYEHNLEHLFRLQSLDLSVNLIEFIANDSFVSLRELRTLKLGGNVLTELDYGAFHGLNALRVLDLADNNFTVVPTLQLSKLCNLTYLSLSGNNFDALPAVAFLNLFQLRQLHLDRLDRLERIDVRAFVDNTNLQTLTLDDNPSFASLPLRLFQGNPHLVEISMRRNVLVRLEAVQFPLDRLHRLRLAGNPLVCNCSLLWLWRLVSDADSDDEFLLTSAALTSARVAIDEEPASHPLLIDRDELGCDLFEDGRKIRRTLRTMTESDMNCPTHVVTVISAVFSLLLLMATAASVLYFFRLSKRRKKLLHERKNANDLIVPQKVDKLELERYLAQQSATSEYRPLRGGPWEVTPMLKDDQFQYGNTIHEPEHYESFEYYQQQPVSKQHQQKRTLVARPHIVYV, translated from the exons ATGACCACcaatatttacaaaatgatgACAGGATTAGTACGACCGGCAGCAGTCAGCTGTCGGATTATCATCTATTCGACGACGCTGATTCTGTTGATGTTCCTGCGGCAAGTGTATTCGTTCTGTCCATCGATATGTACGTGCGAGGTGGACCCAAATGCGCGCACGTGGTGCATCGGAGCTGGGTTGGATGTGGTCCCAATTCAACTAAATCCGGATGTTCGCTTTATCAATCTCACAGCGAATCACATAACGAACGTTCATTTTACTCTGAGCTTTTATCATAAGCTGGAAGTGCTCGACATTTCGTTCAACCGGATCGATACGCTAGGATCAAGAAATTTCGACACACAGGAAAATTTAAGAGTGCTGAATCTTAGTGACAATGCGATTGTGAGCATCCCGAAGGACGCATTTAAAGGTTTAAAAAGGTTGCAGATCCTCAAACTGTGCAACAATCGAATAGAAACCATTCATCCGACGGCATTCCATGATCTACGAAATCTCATCGAGTTGGATTTTGCAAACAATGCAATCATCTCACTCGATCACGGCGTCTTGCGACATCTGTACTCTTTGGAGGTAATCTCCTTCCAGAACAACCAACTCTTGGAGGTACCGTACGAACACAATCTCGAACATTTGTTCCGCCTCCAGTCACTCGATCTGTCAGTCAATCTAATAGAGTTCATCGCAAACGACAGCTTCGTAAGTCTGCGTGAATTGCGAACACTCAAACTGGGCGGAAATGTGCTCACCGAACTGGACTACGGTGCATTCCATGGTCTGAATGCACTTCGAGTGCTAGACCTAGCTGACAATAATTTTACG GTCGTGCCAACACTACAATTATCAAAGCTGTGTAATCTGACATATTTATCGCTGAGTGGAAACAATTTCGATGCACTGCCAGCCGTGGCGTTTCTGAATCTGTTCCAACTACGCCAGCTACACTTGGACCGATTGGATCGGCTAGAACGGATAGATGTGAG GGCCTTTGTCGACAACACCAACCTACAAACTCTCACGCTAGACGACAATCCATCATTTGCGAGTCTGCCGCTGCGACTGTTCCAAGGCAACCCGCACCTGGTGGAAATATCCATGCGCCGCAACGTCCTCGTACGATTGGAAGCGGTACAATTCCCACTGGATCGGCTGCATCGACTGCGGTTGGCAGGAAATCCACTGGTGTGCAACTGTTCCCTGCTCTGGCTGTGGCGGTTGGTCAGCGATGCCGATTCGGATGATGAATTTCTGCTGACTTCGGCGGCTCTCACCAGCGCCAGAGTTGCGATTGATGAAGAACCCGCCTCGCATCCGCTACTGATCGATCGGGACGAGCTGGGCTGTGATCTGTTCGAGGACGGTCGTAAGATTCGAAGAACGCTCAGAACAATGACGGAATCGGACATGAATTGTCCAACGCACGTTGTAACTGTGATTAGTGCCGTGTTCAGTCTCCTGCTTCTGATGGCTACCGCTGCCAGTGTGCTGTACTTCTTCCGACTGTCGAAACGGCGGAAAAAGTTGCTTCATGAGCGAAAGAACGCAAACGATTTGATTGTGCCACAAAAAGTAGATAAGTTAGAATTAGAACGCTATCTGGCGCAACAGAGCGCAACCAGTGAGTACCGACCATTACGCGGTGGACCCTGGGAAGTCACACCGATGCTGAAGGACGATCAGTTCCAGTATGGGAACACGATACACGAACCGGAACACTACGAAAGCTTCGAGTACTATCAGCAACAACCGGTAAGCAAACAGCATCAGCAGAAACGGACGCTCGTTGCGAGGCCGCACATTGTGTACGTATGA